The genomic interval AAGATCGCCGCGGTGATCGGCGACGGCGCCGTGGGACTCTGCGGCGTGCTGGCGGCCCGACGCCTGGGCGCCGAGCGCATCATCCTGCTGGGGCATCATCCCGACCGGCTGGAACTGGGACGGGCCTTCGGGGCCACGGACGTGGTGACCGAGCGTGGCGAGGCGGCCGTCGAACGGGTGCTGGAACTCACCGGCGGTTTCGGAGCGCATTCGGTGCTGGAGTGCGTGGGTACGGAGGAAGCGGTGGAAACGGCCGTACGGATTGCGCGGCCGGGTGGGGCCATCGGACGCGTGGGCGTGCCGCACCACGAAGGCATCCCAGCCGGGGTCACCTTTTTCAAGAACGTGATCGTGGCCGGCGGGCCGGCCCCCACGCGCGCCTACATGCCGGAGCTTGTGCCCGACGTGCTCGAGGGCCGCATCGAGCCGGGCCGGGTCTTCGACGTGACGCTGCCGCTGGACCGAGTGGCCGAGGGCTACCGGGCCATGGACGAACGCCGGGCCGTCAAAGTCATGCTGGAGCCATAACCTGAATGGGCCATGCGAAAAGTAACCCTGAACAACGGGGTCGAAATGCCCCTGTTGGGATTCGGGACGTTCCAGATCACGGACCTCGAAGAATGTGAACGGGCCGTTGCCCATGCCCTGCAGGTGGGCTACCGCCTGATCGACACGGCCGCGGCCTACCAGAACGAAGAAGCGGTGGGCCGGGCGATCCGCAACAGCGGCATCCCACGGGAAGAACTCTTCGTGGTGACCAAGCTCTGGATCCAGGACGCCAGCTACGATCCCGCAAAGGCGGCCTTTTATCGCTCGCTGGAACGCCTCGGGCTGGACTACCTGGATCTCTACCTGATCCACCAGCCCTACGGCGATGTGCACGGTGCCTGGCGGGCCATGGAAGAGCTGTACCGGGAGGGACGGGTGCGGGCCATCGGCGTCAGCAACTTCTACCCGGATCGGCTCATGGACCTGCTCCTCCATCACGAGGTGGTGCCTGCGGTCAACCAGATCGAAACGCACCCCTTTTTCCAGCAGCGGGAAACGCAACGGTTTCTGGAGGAACACGGCGTGCAGCACATGTCCTGGGGACCTTTTGCCGAGGGGCGAAACAACATCTTCCAGAATCCGGTGCTGCAGGCTCTTGCCGAAAAACATCGAAAGACGGTCGCTCAGGTGATCCTGCGCTGGATGCTTCAACGCAACATCGTGGCGATCCCGAAATCGGTCCATCCGGAGCGCATCGAAGAAAACTTTCAGGTGTTCGATTTCGAGCTGACGCCGGCCGATATGGACACGATCGCCACGCTGGACACGGGGGCCAGCCTGTTTCTGGATCATCGCGACCCGGCCACGGTGCAGCGGCTGTGCCAGTACAGGCTCCCGGAATGACGCGTCCCGAAGAAACTTCTGCAAGGAGGCACCCATGAAAAAGCGCAAGCTGGGCAACCTGGAGGTCTCGGCCATCGGGCTGGGCTGCATGAATCTGAATTTCGGGTACGGCCGATCCGTGTCCCGGGAAGAGGCCATCGCCCTGATCCGCAAAGCTGTGGAGCTGGGCGTGACCTTCTTTGACACCGCGGAAGTCTACGGTCCTTTCACCAACGAAGAACTGGTGGGTGAGGCGCTGGCGCCTTTCAGGGGCGAGGTGGTCATTGCCACGAAGTTCGGCTTCCGGTGCGAGGGCGAGCGGACCGTGCCCCCGTTCCCCGTCGACAGTCGTCCCGAGCAGATTCGCAGGGCGGTGGAGGGCTCGCTCAGGCGCCTGCGGGTGGAGGCCATCGATCTGCTTTACCAGCACCGGGTCGATCCGAACGTGCCCATCGAGGACGTGGCGGGCACGGTCAAGGAACTGATTCAGGAAGGCAAGGTGCGGCACTGGGGTCTGTCCGAAGCGGGGCCGGAGACGCTTCGCCGAGCCCATGCCGTCTGTCCGGTCACCGCGGTGCAGTATGAGTATTCGCTCTGGTGGCGTAAGCCGGAGGAGGCAATTCTGCCCATCTGCGAGGAGCTGGGGATCGGCTTTGTGCCCTACAGCCCGCTGGGCAAGGGGTTTCTGACCGGGGCCATCGACGAGCATACTACCTTCGCCCCTTCGGATCTCCGGAGCCGTATTCCACGCTTTACGCCGGAGGCGCGACGGGCCAACATGGCGCTGGTGGAGCTGCTGCGGGCCATTGCCGGGCGGAAGGGCGCCACGCCGGCCCAGATTGCGCTGGCCTGGCTGCTGGCGCAGAAGCCCTGGATCGTGCCCATTCCGGGGACGACCAGGCGCCATCGTTTGCAGGAAAACATCGGAGCGGTCAACGTCGAGCTTACTCCGGAGGACCTGCAGGCCCTGGAGGAAGCGGCCGCCCGGATTCGGATCGTGGGCGAACGGTATCCCGAAGAACTGGAGCGCACGACCTACGTGGAGGCACCCCCGAAGCGTTGAACTGTCGAAAGAAGGGTTCTTATGACAACCCGAGAGCCGTTGAAGCACAGAGCTGGCCGCTGGACGAAGGAAGAGCTGACCCGCATCGCCACGGCCGACGATCTGCATGTGGCGCCGTTTCGGGAAGACGGCGTCACCTACGGCACGCCCACGTGGGTCTGGTGCGTGGTGGTGGGGGAGGCCGTCTATGCCCGGGCCTACCACGGCACCCGCTCCAGCTGGTACCGGGCGGCCGTGCGCCAGGGGGCCGGACGGGTACATGTGGCCGGAATGGTTCGCGAGGTGATCTTCGAGCCTGTGCCGGAAGATGATCCGCTTCAGGCGAAGATCGACGCCGCCTACCGGGAGAAATACCGGAGAAGTCCCTACCTTGAACCCATGGTGAGCCCCCGGGCCCGGGCGGCCACGGTGCGGATCCTTCCGCGTGATGAAGACACCAACCCGACCCTGTCGCAGCCATGAAACGGAACCTGTATGCCGCAAGCCGGCTCTTCGGATGGCCGGTGGTCCTTTTGATGCTCTGGACGAGCGTTGCGCCGGCTCAGGCGCAGCAGGTGCCCGACTACATCGAGCGGCCGGACGATGCCGCCGGGGTGTTCGCCATCTATCCGGGCGACGGCGTGCCGCCGGGCTCGGAAGACTGGACCTGGCACGAGCGCACCGTGCGCTCCGATCGGATTCCCTTTGCCGGACCGAGCGGGCTCGTGCACAACGTCGTGATCCCCACGCTCACGATGTTTCGTCCGGCGCCCGGTACGGCCAACGGCACGGCCGTGATTATCGCACCCGGCGGTGCGTTCTACTTCCTGACGATGGACAAGGAAGGATACGATGTGGCCCGTCTGCTGGCGAAGTGGGGGATCACCGCTTTCGTGTTGCGTTACCGCCTGGCCCGCACGCCGGAAAGCGACGAAGGATTTCTTGCGCACCTGGAAAACTGGATGCGTACGGCTCCGCGCCAGCCGCGCGGGGCCGAGGCGTCCCCGCAGCGCGACCCGGCGCAGGAGGCGGCCAGCGGGCTGGCCGAGGAGGACGGGCGCCAGGCCATCCGCTTCGTGCGCCGGCATGCGGCCGAATGGGGAATCGACCCGCGGAAGATCGGCATCATCGGTTTTTCGGCGGGCGGGCATGTGGCCGTTGCGACGGCGCTGGAATATGACACCGAAAGTCGGCCCGACTTCGTCGCCGCCATCTATCCGGTCTACCGCATGGCGCCGGTGCCGTCGGATGCCCCGCCGCTCTTTCTGGCCACGGCCGACGACGACGTTCTGGTCGGACCCATCTCGGTGGCGCGTCTTTATGAGGCCTGGCATCGGGCGGGCCGACCCGTCGAGCTGCACATCTTCGCCGCCGGCAATCACGGATTCGGAACGCTTCGTCAGAACCTGCCTCCGGATGCGTGGCCTGAACTGTTTCGCAACTGGCTCCGCTATCTGAACTTTCTGCCCGCGACCGAGACGGGCGCTACACCCAAACCTTCCACCCGAAACCAGACCGGACAGGCCATGACACCGCAGATCGAAATCCGCCGTAGCGGTACGCACCCGACGAGCACGGGCGCGCCGGAGTACTTCACCGGAACGGTCCAGGTGGAGTACCTGCAGCAGGCCCCCGCGCCGGCGCGCGTCAGCATCGGCCGCGTAACATTCGAGCCGGGTGCCCGCACGGCCTGGCACACGCATCCGCTGGGCCAGACGCTCATCGTTACCGAAGGCGTCGGGCGCGTGCAGGCGTGGGGCGGGCCCATCCAGGAGATCCGGCCAGGCGATGTGGTCTGGATTCCGCCGGGCGTCAAGCACTGGCACGGCGCGGCGCCCGATGCGCGCATGACGCACCTGGCCATTCAGGAGGCGCTGGACGACAAGGCCGTGGAATGGATGGAGCACGTGACGGACGCCCAGTACCGGGGCGAGCAGTAGCGTCATGGCGGCCGAGCGCTTTCGCGTGCTGATCACCGGCTCCTCGGACGGCCTCGGGCGACTGGCCGCACAGCGGCTGGTGGCGCTCGGGCATCGCGTGGTGCTCCATGCGCGCAACGCGCAGCGTGCCCGCGACGCACAGGCGGCCGTCCCGGAAGCCGAAGGCGTGCTCGTGGGCGATCTGTCCCGCCTTGAAGCGGTGAAGCAACTGGCCGAGGCGGCGAATGCGACCGGGCCGTTCGATGCAGTCATTCACAATGCGGGCGTGTATCGGGCGCCCGGCGACGAAATACTGAACGTCAACACCCTGGCGCCCTACCTGCTGACCTGCCTGATCCGAAAGCCCCGGCGGCTCATCTACCTGAGTTCAGGCCTGCACCGCGGGGCACGTCCTGATCTGAAAAAGCTGGTCGCCGGGAGCATCGGCTACGCCGAGTCCAAATTCTACGTGGTGCTCCTGGCGAAGGCCGTTGCCCGTCGGTGGCCGGACGTGTATGCCAATGCCGTCGATCCCGGCTGGGTCCCGACGAAGATGGGCGGGCCTGAAGCATCGGACAGTCTGGAGGAAGGGGTGGCCACGCAGGTCTGGCTGGCCGTGAGCGACGATCCGCGGGCAAAGGTCAGCGGCCGTTACTTCTACCACATGCGCGAGGTGCCCTGTCACCCGCTGGCCGACGAGGTGGCCCTGCAGGAGGCCTTTCTGGAAACCTGCGCGCAGTGTACCGGCGTCCGCTTCCCGTCCGATCCGGCCTGAACCGGACCGGCGCGAATCTATCCGCCTCATTTTTTGGAATATCGTACAAAAACAACAGAAGATTGTCCTATCCTTTCCCGGCATGGTTTGCGTAAACTCACGGCGCGTTGTCGAAAACACATGCCGGGAGTATGCGGGGCCGTTGCGGGTTGCTTCTCGTAGCATGGCGGCTGCTGGTGCTTGTCGGACTGATCGGGCTGGTGGAGCCGCACGGCGTCCGGGCGCAGGGCTTGCCGGTGAGGGGGAGTGTAGGCATAACGAATAAAGGGATCTCGTTTGTCCCGGCGTTTTCACTGGGGAAACCGGCCATCGCATTCAGCAATGCCATCGGCCGGCGACTGCGGTTTGAGCCTGAGCTGCGCTTTGCACTGGAAGACGGTCGGCCCTGGTCGTTTATTTTCTGGTGGCGGTACGATCTGCGCTCCGATGAAAAATGGCATCTGCGGGTGGGGGCCCATCCGGCACTGTCTTTCACGACCCGGACGGTTGAGGGTGAAGCACTGATCGTGGCCCGGCGGTTTCT from Rhodothermus marinus carries:
- a CDS encoding zinc-dependent alcohol dehydrogenase family protein — translated: MRATVLYGPKDVRLEQVPDPKILEPTDAIIRVLVACICGSDLWPYRGYDPVPEEGRPMGHEAVGVVEAVGKEVRTVKPGDVVLMPFVISDGSCEFCHEGLTTACVHVGFFGYSPGVGGAQAEAVRIPLADGTLYRVPVSEGDRELLPHLLTLTDVMGTGHHAAVTARVGPGKIAAVIGDGAVGLCGVLAARRLGAERIILLGHHPDRLELGRAFGATDVVTERGEAAVERVLELTGGFGAHSVLECVGTEEAVETAVRIARPGGAIGRVGVPHHEGIPAGVTFFKNVIVAGGPAPTRAYMPELVPDVLEGRIEPGRVFDVTLPLDRVAEGYRAMDERRAVKVMLEP
- a CDS encoding aldo/keto reductase produces the protein MRKVTLNNGVEMPLLGFGTFQITDLEECERAVAHALQVGYRLIDTAAAYQNEEAVGRAIRNSGIPREELFVVTKLWIQDASYDPAKAAFYRSLERLGLDYLDLYLIHQPYGDVHGAWRAMEELYREGRVRAIGVSNFYPDRLMDLLLHHEVVPAVNQIETHPFFQQRETQRFLEEHGVQHMSWGPFAEGRNNIFQNPVLQALAEKHRKTVAQVILRWMLQRNIVAIPKSVHPERIEENFQVFDFELTPADMDTIATLDTGASLFLDHRDPATVQRLCQYRLPE
- a CDS encoding aldo/keto reductase, producing the protein MKKRKLGNLEVSAIGLGCMNLNFGYGRSVSREEAIALIRKAVELGVTFFDTAEVYGPFTNEELVGEALAPFRGEVVIATKFGFRCEGERTVPPFPVDSRPEQIRRAVEGSLRRLRVEAIDLLYQHRVDPNVPIEDVAGTVKELIQEGKVRHWGLSEAGPETLRRAHAVCPVTAVQYEYSLWWRKPEEAILPICEELGIGFVPYSPLGKGFLTGAIDEHTTFAPSDLRSRIPRFTPEARRANMALVELLRAIAGRKGATPAQIALAWLLAQKPWIVPIPGTTRRHRLQENIGAVNVELTPEDLQALEEAAARIRIVGERYPEELERTTYVEAPPKR
- a CDS encoding DUF2255 family protein; this translates as MTTREPLKHRAGRWTKEELTRIATADDLHVAPFREDGVTYGTPTWVWCVVVGEAVYARAYHGTRSSWYRAAVRQGAGRVHVAGMVREVIFEPVPEDDPLQAKIDAAYREKYRRSPYLEPMVSPRARAATVRILPRDEDTNPTLSQP
- a CDS encoding (R)-mandelonitrile lyase — encoded protein: MKRNLYAASRLFGWPVVLLMLWTSVAPAQAQQVPDYIERPDDAAGVFAIYPGDGVPPGSEDWTWHERTVRSDRIPFAGPSGLVHNVVIPTLTMFRPAPGTANGTAVIIAPGGAFYFLTMDKEGYDVARLLAKWGITAFVLRYRLARTPESDEGFLAHLENWMRTAPRQPRGAEASPQRDPAQEAASGLAEEDGRQAIRFVRRHAAEWGIDPRKIGIIGFSAGGHVAVATALEYDTESRPDFVAAIYPVYRMAPVPSDAPPLFLATADDDVLVGPISVARLYEAWHRAGRPVELHIFAAGNHGFGTLRQNLPPDAWPELFRNWLRYLNFLPATETGATPKPSTRNQTGQAMTPQIEIRRSGTHPTSTGAPEYFTGTVQVEYLQQAPAPARVSIGRVTFEPGARTAWHTHPLGQTLIVTEGVGRVQAWGGPIQEIRPGDVVWIPPGVKHWHGAAPDARMTHLAIQEALDDKAVEWMEHVTDAQYRGEQ
- a CDS encoding SDR family NAD(P)-dependent oxidoreductase encodes the protein MAAERFRVLITGSSDGLGRLAAQRLVALGHRVVLHARNAQRARDAQAAVPEAEGVLVGDLSRLEAVKQLAEAANATGPFDAVIHNAGVYRAPGDEILNVNTLAPYLLTCLIRKPRRLIYLSSGLHRGARPDLKKLVAGSIGYAESKFYVVLLAKAVARRWPDVYANAVDPGWVPTKMGGPEASDSLEEGVATQVWLAVSDDPRAKVSGRYFYHMREVPCHPLADEVALQEAFLETCAQCTGVRFPSDPA